A single region of the Streptomyces sp. NBC_00236 genome encodes:
- a CDS encoding DUF2530 domain-containing protein — MAKWTAKHEAPEPLEGPVVATITGGTILWFVLFLVQLPFYGWFDDHGHLWWVWTCLAGAGLGLIGIWYVRGRDAALKRAAAAAAPQDGSGDTPPATA, encoded by the coding sequence ATGGCGAAGTGGACAGCGAAGCACGAGGCACCCGAGCCCCTGGAGGGCCCGGTCGTCGCGACCATCACCGGCGGCACGATCCTCTGGTTCGTCCTCTTCCTGGTCCAGCTCCCGTTCTACGGCTGGTTCGACGACCACGGACACCTGTGGTGGGTGTGGACCTGTCTGGCCGGTGCCGGCCTCGGACTGATCGGCATCTGGTACGTACGGGGCCGCGACGCGGCACTCAAGCGGGCCGCCGCGGCCGCCGCACCGCAGGACGGTTCCGGCGACACCCCGCC